A window of Candidatus Eisenbacteria bacterium genomic DNA:
GGCGATAAGACATGAGCAAGCATAAGGGCATATACAAGAGAGGCAATATTTGGTGGATAAACTATGCCGGTCCAGATCACCGGGAGCGGAGGGAAAGCAGCCGATCGACTCGATTCAAGGACGCCGAGGAATTGCGCGTCCGCCGGAAACAGGAAGTTCTCGAGGGGATCGATCCCATTGCTGCCAGGAGGATGACGGATCATTGCTTCTTCGAGCTGGCCGGGCATTACCTTGAGTGGGCCCAAAAACAAAAAGCATTCGAGAGCAAGCGGGGATTCGTCAAACAATTCGCGGACGTTTTCGATAACTTTCCCCTGAGATATTTCACGACCAGGGCAATTGAGGAATGGCAAACGAGCAAACTACTGACGAGCAAGCCGGCTACAGTAAACCGTATGCTTGCGACATTGAAACACATGTTCACCAAGGCCTCAGAGTGGGAAATGATCAACGATGAAATCCTGAGAAGGGTAAGAAGGGTGAAACTATTGCCCGTGAGCAATAGAAGGCTCAGATACCTGTCGAGTGAAGAATGCTCGGCTCTTATCCAGGCCTCGAGCCCTCACTTAAAGCCAATCATCATCGCGGCGCTGAACACCGGGATGCGGAAGGGCGAGATTCTCTCACTGCAATGGGACAAGCATGTCGACCTGAGGCATGGGTTCATCCTTCTGGACATAACCAAGAGCGGTGAGAGACGAGAGATCCCAATTAACGAGACGATGAGGGAAACACTGAGCGGGCTGATCAGGCATCTCAGCAGTCAATATGTCTTCACAGACATTGATGGAAATAGGTTCAAGGATGTGAAGACCGCTTTCAACGCTGCTTGCAGGAGGGCTGGGATAAAGGATCTGCGCTTCCATGACCTCCGACATACGTTTGCAAGTCATCTGATAATGGCTGGCGTGGATCTAACGACAGTCAAGGAGCTCTTGGGTCACAAGACGATCTCAATGACTCTCCGGTATGCTCATCTTGCTCCGAGCCACAAGGTCAAAGCCATGGAGACCCTGGATAACATTCTGGGTGGAAAAGGAACCGCACAAAAACCGCACAAAAATGGCAGACGGGGAATGAACGGCGCAAACATAACTGATTGAAAGGTAACGAAATGGGCTGGCGTAGCTCAACGGTAGAGCTCCTCACTTGTAATGAGGAGGTTGGGGGTTCGATTCCCTTCGCCAGCTCCAAGTCTTTCTCCTGACGTAGCAGGGAGTCGAAGCCGACCCAGGCGCCCCCTGAGGAGGGCGAAGCGGGCAGCTCACGGCTCGTCGGAGAAATCGATGAAGTGATGGAACAAGGCGGTCGTGCGAATGGCATCCTTGTCGCCGCAACCGGGCCACTCGCCGGGGTGCCGTTTTTCGATGAGACCGAACTCTATCAGCGGGTTGAGAACGTAGCCGGCCAGAATCCAGGCGTCGGTGTCGTGAGGATAGGTTTGCACGGTGCGGAGTTCGGCGTACACAGACGGAATCAACACCTGTTCGGCCAGACCCTGCACGGGAGTCCACTTCCGCGCGACGCTGCCCAGGCGCCAGAGGATGACCGCCATGGTTTCCTGGATGCCGGGCACATCGCGGAAGGGGAACCGATAACCGAGGTTGAAGCGGCGGATGTACGCGACAAACAGATGCCGGTAAAGCGCGCCAGCTTGCTCATCGGGGAGCAACGTCCGACCGCGGCGGGTGACGACGAATCGGCGGTGGCGCCTGGCCAGCAGCCGACCACATTCGCAAACGACGCGGGCGAAATGCAGCGCGGGCAGGTCTTGTTCGTTGAACGCCTTGCAGCGACCGTAGATGCTTCTGCGAAGGAGCTGTGGCATGATGACAAGATCAAACATGCTGCGGACGAAGCTGCGATTGAGGTTGCCGGCCACGGTGGCAGGGGTGCCGCCAGCGGCCTCGAGTGTTTTCAGGAGACACCGGGCGTCGTGGAAGAACGAGGCGTGGCCGAGTTCGGACAGCGGGAGGCGGTCGTTGAGCCGCATCACCCCGGCCGGGTCATTCCAATCTGCCACAAGCAGTTGCCCTACGAAACGCTGAACTGCGTTGTGGCGGTTGGATGGTGGAACGAACATGATCATGGATTTCTGCGATTGATGTGATCTACAAGTTTCTCATTACGGTTGTCGATGATGTCATGCACAAGCATATAGGGCGGTTCCCCGGATTCTCAGAACTTCCTGGACTCTTCCATACTTCAGGAGATATCCCATGCACGACGCCTGGTTATGCCGGTGGTCGCACGCATGTCGCTCGCCGTCGTCTGCAACTCAACCAGAATACGAATCTTTTCGTCAAAGGACAGTTTCGCCAGTGCTCGTCGTCTCGCTTGTTTTGCGCGAAATATGTCCTTAACCTTTTTTTGCACCCGACGCTTGTTCTCCACAGAATCGCCCCTTGTTGAACGTTGCGAGCTGCAGCATAACCCAGCACGCG
This region includes:
- a CDS encoding site-specific integrase translates to MSKHKGIYKRGNIWWINYAGPDHRERRESSRSTRFKDAEELRVRRKQEVLEGIDPIAARRMTDHCFFELAGHYLEWAQKQKAFESKRGFVKQFADVFDNFPLRYFTTRAIEEWQTSKLLTSKPATVNRMLATLKHMFTKASEWEMINDEILRRVRRVKLLPVSNRRLRYLSSEECSALIQASSPHLKPIIIAALNTGMRKGEILSLQWDKHVDLRHGFILLDITKSGERREIPINETMRETLSGLIRHLSSQYVFTDIDGNRFKDVKTAFNAACRRAGIKDLRFHDLRHTFASHLIMAGVDLTTVKELLGHKTISMTLRYAHLAPSHKVKAMETLDNILGGKGTAQKPHKNGRRGMNGANITD